One window from the genome of Pandoraea fibrosis encodes:
- the dkgB gene encoding 2,5-didehydrogluconate reductase DkgB: MSLPAFGLGTFRLKGQTVFDTVTNALALGYRAIDTAQIYENEADIGRALAASNVKRDDLYLTTKIWVDNFSHDKLIPSLKDSLSKLGTDRVDLTLIHWPSPANAVSMEEYLGALREAREQGLTRAIGVSNFTIALLQQAIGIVGPGELATNQIELSPYLQNRKLAEFARSQGVPITSYMTLAYGKVLNDPVLVKIAAKHGATTAQVALAWAMQLGYAVIPSSTKRENLASNMKARDLRLSDEDMMQIATLDRNERQANPASLAPAWD; this comes from the coding sequence ATGAGTCTTCCCGCTTTCGGCCTCGGTACGTTCCGCCTCAAGGGCCAAACCGTATTCGACACCGTCACCAATGCGCTGGCGCTGGGTTACCGCGCCATCGACACGGCGCAGATCTACGAGAACGAGGCCGACATTGGTCGCGCGCTCGCCGCATCGAACGTCAAGCGCGACGACCTGTATCTCACAACCAAGATCTGGGTCGACAACTTTTCCCACGACAAGCTGATTCCGAGTCTGAAAGACAGTCTGTCGAAGCTCGGCACTGATCGCGTCGATCTCACGTTGATTCACTGGCCGTCGCCCGCGAACGCGGTGTCGATGGAGGAATATCTGGGGGCGCTGCGTGAGGCGCGAGAGCAGGGGCTCACGCGTGCCATTGGCGTGTCCAACTTCACCATCGCACTGCTTCAGCAGGCCATCGGCATCGTGGGGCCGGGGGAGCTGGCGACCAACCAGATCGAGCTGAGCCCCTATCTGCAAAACCGCAAGCTGGCGGAGTTCGCCCGTTCGCAGGGCGTGCCCATTACCTCGTACATGACGCTGGCGTATGGCAAAGTGCTGAACGATCCGGTGCTGGTGAAAATTGCTGCGAAGCATGGGGCGACCACCGCGCAAGTGGCGCTCGCGTGGGCGATGCAATTGGGGTACGCCGTCATTCCGTCGTCGACCAAGCGTGAGAATCTGGCCAGCAACATGAAGGCGCGCGATTTGCGTCTGAGTGACGAGGACATGATGCAGATCGCCACGCTCGATCGCAACGAGCGTCAGGCCAATCCGGCGTCGCTCGCGCCGGCCTGGGACTGA
- the tcuC gene encoding MFS transporter — translation MATSPVSPASVSHASPSKVATVIRVTSGNFMEMFDFFLFGFYATYISATFFPSGDEFASLMLTFMTFGAGFLMRPLGAIILGAYVDRIGRRRGLIVTLSIMAMGTILIAFVPGFATIGYMAPLLVLIGRLLQGFSAGVELGGVSVYLSEMATPGRKGFYVSWQSASQQVAIIVAALLGYLLNKWLTPGQVADWGWRVPFFIGCLIVPVLFVIRRSLQETEAFLARKHRPSTGEIFRSIVQNWGLVVAGTMLVAMTTVSFYLITVYTPTFGKSVLKLSTTDALVVTFCVGVSNFIWLPVMGALSDRIGRRPLLIVFTVLTILTAYPTMAWLVVDPTFNKMLIVELWLSFLYASYNGAMVVALTEIMPVEVRTAGFSLAYSLATALFGGFTPAVATALIGVTGNKAAPGWWMTFAAVCGLIATLVLYRKRSAPNAAMA, via the coding sequence ATGGCTACCAGCCCCGTCAGCCCTGCGTCGGTTTCGCATGCCTCTCCATCGAAAGTTGCCACCGTGATTCGCGTCACGAGTGGCAATTTCATGGAGATGTTCGACTTCTTCCTGTTTGGCTTTTACGCCACTTACATCTCCGCGACGTTCTTCCCGTCGGGCGACGAATTTGCGTCGCTGATGCTCACCTTCATGACCTTTGGCGCGGGCTTCCTGATGCGCCCGTTGGGCGCCATCATTCTGGGGGCTTACGTCGACCGGATCGGGCGGCGCCGGGGATTGATCGTCACGCTGTCGATCATGGCGATGGGCACGATTCTCATCGCGTTCGTGCCGGGTTTTGCGACCATCGGGTATATGGCGCCGTTGCTCGTGCTCATCGGCCGGCTGTTGCAGGGGTTCTCGGCGGGTGTCGAGCTGGGTGGGGTGTCCGTCTATCTGTCGGAGATGGCGACCCCGGGTCGCAAAGGCTTCTACGTGAGCTGGCAGTCGGCGAGCCAGCAGGTCGCCATTATCGTGGCGGCGCTGCTGGGATACCTGCTCAATAAATGGCTCACGCCGGGGCAGGTGGCCGATTGGGGCTGGCGTGTGCCGTTCTTCATCGGTTGCCTGATCGTGCCGGTGTTGTTCGTCATTCGTCGTTCGTTGCAGGAAACCGAGGCATTTCTGGCGCGCAAGCATCGTCCGAGCACAGGGGAGATTTTTCGCTCCATCGTGCAGAACTGGGGACTGGTCGTGGCCGGCACGATGCTGGTGGCCATGACCACGGTGTCGTTCTACCTGATCACCGTCTACACGCCGACGTTCGGCAAGTCGGTACTCAAGCTGTCGACGACCGATGCGTTGGTCGTCACCTTCTGTGTCGGGGTGTCCAACTTCATCTGGTTGCCGGTGATGGGGGCGTTGTCCGATCGCATCGGGCGGCGTCCGTTGTTGATCGTGTTTACCGTGCTGACCATTCTGACGGCGTATCCCACGATGGCGTGGCTCGTTGTCGATCCGACCTTCAACAAGATGCTGATCGTCGAGTTGTGGCTATCGTTCCTATATGCGAGCTATAACGGTGCGATGGTGGTGGCACTGACCGAGATCATGCCGGTAGAGGTACGCACGGCAGGATTCTCGCTGGCCTATAGTTTGGCGACGGCGTTATTCGGCGGGTTCACCCCGGCGGTGGCGACGGCGCTTATTGGGGTGACGGGCAACAAGGCGGCGCCTGGCTGGTGGATGACCTTTGCTGCGGTGTGCGGCTTGATTGCGACACTGGTGCTGTATCGCAAGCGTAGCGCGCCGAACGCCGCGATGGCGTGA
- a CDS encoding GntR family transcriptional regulator yields the protein MLPGGYQLRQEALAERFNASRVPVREALRQLEAEGLVTHHLNRGATVASMNLEQLCELLDIRVALECHAAKLAVPNMAERDFQVMEQILADYSASEVVSEWAEYNRRFHLALSAPANNRRLRMLIEEYCLNTDRYSHLAMSQATGKEKPQHDHYEILAACRRRDVTAVVSMLEAHILTTRNEIKAMARDDVSFLSRAAL from the coding sequence GTGCTCCCGGGTGGGTATCAATTGCGTCAGGAAGCGCTGGCTGAGCGCTTCAACGCGAGCCGAGTCCCGGTGCGCGAAGCATTGCGGCAGTTAGAAGCAGAGGGATTGGTCACGCACCACTTGAATCGGGGAGCGACAGTCGCGAGCATGAATCTCGAGCAGTTGTGCGAGTTGCTCGACATTCGTGTGGCGCTCGAATGCCACGCTGCCAAACTGGCCGTGCCCAACATGGCGGAGCGCGACTTTCAGGTCATGGAGCAGATCCTCGCTGACTACTCGGCATCCGAAGTCGTGTCGGAATGGGCTGAATACAATCGTCGATTCCATTTGGCACTGTCGGCGCCCGCCAATAACCGGCGCTTGCGGATGTTGATCGAAGAGTATTGTCTGAATACCGATCGATATTCGCATCTGGCGATGTCGCAGGCCACCGGCAAGGAAAAGCCGCAGCATGATCACTACGAGATTCTGGCGGCATGCCGGCGGCGTGACGTGACGGCGGTGGTATCGATGCTCGAGGCGCACATTCTCACAACACGTAACGAAATCAAGGCGATGGCGCGGGACGACGTCAGCTTCCTTTCTCGTGCCGCCCTCTGA